A genomic region of Papaver somniferum cultivar HN1 chromosome 7, ASM357369v1, whole genome shotgun sequence contains the following coding sequences:
- the LOC113299811 gene encoding uncharacterized protein LOC113299811, with translation MATSTREARRRRIVDRGEDRLALITGRIKTLDSSPLPPLSPSPSEPQPNPVLELKPQLQSEHTRTISSPPVLSRRDNIQSRSGPIIVDSSDGVNDNGIRSIPNPKPSIVNETSSNASTRYGDQVEHQLHTSEGNVEEIRSPALGIGNEKQPKLEHQLHTSEGNVEEIRSPASGISNEKKPKLVASTVVEDSSQSTPSDTTPLSHAAPRSHHPTLFTPKRISSAIAASENFRVICSVTIALLVILSHLNLPILSGSEVVKNFMMSMPLYLVLLADFTIVVALLLLAKRGSPMKAVEEANSRAMNVGEALETGIVMYKAFRAVFMDCSVYAVVLISGLSLLQTFRS, from the exons atggcgaCGAGTACAAGAGAAGCTCGAAGGAGAAGGATTGTTGATAGAGGAGAAGATCGTCTTGCTCTTATTACAGGTCGaatcaaaaccctagattcaTCACCATTACCACCTCTATCACCGTCACCATCAGAACCGCAACCAAATCCAGTACTAGAATTAAAACCACAACTACAATCAGAACATACTCGGACAATCTCATCTCCACCAGTTTTATCTCGTCGAGATAATATTCAATCCCGCTCTGGTCCAATTATAG TTGATTCCAGTGATGGTGTTAATGACAATGGGATCCGCAGTATTCCTAACCCAAAACCATCAATTGTCAATGAAACTTCAAGCAACGCTTCCACTCGTTATGGAGATCAAGTGGAACATCAGTTACATACTAGTGAGGGTAATGTTGAAGAAATAAGATCACCTGCTTTGGGAATTGGCAATGAAAAGCAACCAAAACTGGAACATCAGTTACATACTAGTGAGGGTAATGTTGAAGAAATAAGATCACCTGCATCGGGAATTAGCAATGAAAAGAAACCAAAACTGGTAGCATCAACAGTTGTAGAAGATTCATCTCAGAGTACACCTTCTGATACAACACCACTTTCACATGCAGCACCACGGTCACATCATCCTACACTGTTCACTCCTAAGCGAATTAGTTCTGCCATTGCTGCTTCGGAGAACTTCCGTGTTATTTGCTCCGTCACCATAGCACTTCTGGTGATTCTATCCCATCTAAATTTACCTATACTAAGCGGCAGTGAAGTTGTAAAAAACTTTATGATGTCAATGCCTCTTTATCTGGTCCTGTTGGCGGATTTCACTATTGTGGTTGCACTATTACTGTTAGCGAAACGAGGAAGTCCTATGAAAGCTGTGGAAGAGGCAAATAGTAGGGCAATGAATGTGGGGGAAGCACTGGAGACTGGAATAGTGATGTACAAGGCTTTTAGGGCAGTTTTCATGGACTGCAGTGTCTATGCAGTAGTTCTTATATCCGGACTTTCTCTGTTGCAAACATTTCGGTCTTAG